A genomic window from Lycium barbarum isolate Lr01 chromosome 4, ASM1917538v2, whole genome shotgun sequence includes:
- the LOC132636386 gene encoding cyclic nucleotide-gated ion channel 4-like, which yields MASHHELELSYNHSDSDDDEEDNIEDIEEEEKEDNKSNDCNNVCSGRGRGGGLTDFFSWKVIDPRAPWVQEWNRVFLLVCATGLFVDPLFFYALSISESCMCLFIDGWFAVTVTVLRCMTDALHLWNMWLQFKMKKLRPHENEFNNPPRLHQDQSLRRSVALRYLKSKKGFFFDLFVILPLPQIVMWVGIPALLEKGSTTTVMTVLLIMFLFQYLPKIYHSVCLLRRMQNLSGYIFGTVWWGIALNLIAYFVASHAVGACWYLLGIQRAAKCLKEQCSVTKGCGLKMLACEEQIFYGTSSLVKHKSRFIWGETKIARSTCLDSHDQDLFDYGVYKWTVQLITNANRFEKILFPIFWGLMTLSTFGNLESTTDWLEDVFIIVVLTSGLLLVTMLIGNIKVFLHATTSKKQAMQLKMRNVEWWMRRRRLPQGLKQRVRNYERQRFAATRGVDECEMISNLPEGLRRDIKYHLCLDLVRQVPLFQHMDNLVLENICDRVKSLIFTKGETITREGDPVQRMLFIVRGHLQSSQELRDGVESCCMLGPGNFSGDELLSWCLRRPFVERLPPSSSSLVTLETTEAFGLEADDVKYVTQHFRYTFVNEKVKRSARYYSPGWRTWAAVAIQLAWRRYRHRLTLTSLSFIRPRRPLSRSTSLSEDRLRLYTALLTSPKPNQDDFDF from the exons ATGGCTAGTCATCATGAACTTGAACTATCATATAATCATAGTGATAGTGATGATGACGAGGAAGACAACATTGAAGATATAGAAGAGGAAGAAAAAGAAGATAATAAATCTAATGACTGCAACAACGTTTGTAGTGGTCGTGGTCGAGGAGGAGGACTGACAGACTTTTTCTCTTGGAAAGTCATAGACCCTAGAGCGCCTTGGGTTCAAGAATGGAACCGCGTGTTCTTATTAGTATGTGCCACGGGGCTTTTTGTGGATCCACTCTTTTTCTACGCTCTTTCTATAAGTGAGAGTTGCATGTGCCTTTTCATCGATGGTTGGTTCGCGGTCACGGTCACGGTTCTCCGGTGCATGACCGATGCTTTACATTTATGGAATATGTGGCTACAATTTAAGATGAAAAAATTGCGTCCTCATGAAAATGAGTTTAATAATCCTCCTCGACTACATCAGGACCAGAGTCTTCGACGTTCTGTGGCCTTACGATACTTGAAATCCAAGAAGGGTTTCTTTTTCGATCTCTTCGTCATCCTTCCTTTACCTCAG ATAGTGATGTGGGTAGGGATTCCAGCTTTATTGGAGAAAGGATCTACAACAACAGTGATGACAGTGTTGTTAATTATGTTTCTGTTTCAGTATTTGCCCAAAATTTATCACTCCGTTTGCCTATTGAGACGCATGCAGAATCTCTCTGGATACATTTTTGGTACTGTTTGGTGGGGAATTGCTCTCAACTTGATCGCTTATTTTGTTGCCTCTCAC GCAGTGGGAGCATGTTGGTATTTGCTAGGAATACAAAGGGCAGCAAAATGTTTGAAAGAACAGTGCAGTGTCACAAAAGGTTGTGGCCTGAAAATGCTTGCTTGCGAAGAGCAAATATTCTATGGAACAAGCAGTCTGGTGAAGCATAAAAGTAGATTCATTTGGGGGGAGACCAAAATTGCAAGATCGACTTGCCTAGACTCTCATGATCAAGACCTTTTTGATTATGGAGTTTATAAATGGACTGTTCAACTTATTACTAATGCAAATCGTTTCGAGAAAATACTCTTTCCCATCTTCTGGGGTCTCATGACTCTCAG TACTTTTGGCAACTTGGAGAGCACAACAGATTGGCTGGAAGATGTTTTCATAATCGTCGTTCTCACTTCTGGTCTACTATTGGTTACCATGTTGATTGGTAACATCAAG GTATTCTTGCATGCAACAACATCAAAGAAACAGGCAATGCAACTAAAGATGAGAAATGTAGAATGGTGGATGAGGAGAAGAAGGTTGCCTCAGGGATTAAAGCAGAGGGTCAGAAATTATGAAAGGCAAAGATTTGCAGCAACGAGGGGAGTTGATGAATGTGAGATGATAAGTAACCTTCCAGAGGGTCTTAGAAGAGACATCAAATATCATCTTTGCTTGGACTTGGTCAGACAG GTTCCTTTGTTTCAACATATGGATAATTTGGTCTTGGAGAACATATGTGATCGCGTGAAGTCACTGATTTTCACAAAAGGAGAAACA atAACAAGAGAAGGTGATCCAGTTCAGAGAATGCTGTTCATAGTGAGAGGCCATCTCCAAAGCAGTCAAGAACTTCGAGATGGTGTCGAAAGTTGTTGCATGTTAGGCCCTGGAAACTTCAGTGGGGACGAACTTCTCTCATG GTGCCTCCGGAGACCCTTCGTGGAGCGGCTACCACCGTCCTCGTCATCACTAGTGACTCTTGAGACCACCGAAGCCTTTGGCCTTGAAGCGGACGATGTCAAGTATGTCACTCAACATTTTCGCTACACATTTGTAAACGAGAAAGTGAAGAGAAGCGCAAGGTATTATTCTCCAGGATGGCGAACTTGGGCGGCTGTTGCTATTCAGCTGGCCTGGAGGAGATACAGGCATCGGTTGACACTCACATCGTTGTCATTTATTCGACCAAGAAGACCATTATCACGAAGTACTTCGTTATCAGAGGATAGGCTTCGGCTTTACACGGCTTTGCTCACTTCACCAAAGCCAAATCAGGATGATTTTGATTTTTGA
- the LOC132636388 gene encoding probable sodium/metabolite cotransporter BASS1, chloroplastic: MQAFVSTPSTRTTCYINHTRFIHNNNQYHTSKNFPLFSSQPTKSLHLNSHLPSFPSPNLVLNKKPNPIPPLLCANSSNAITSNDDDDNNEIKKSIGDWIQSIGEGISVLFPLWVALGCLIGLVKPGSYNWVKPQWTVMGITVTMLGMGMTLTFDDLRAALAMPKQLFCGFLLQYSVMPLTGYFVSKLLNLPSHYAAGLILVGCCPGGTASNIVTYIARGNVALSVLMTAASTLSAVVMTPFLTEKLAGQFVAVDAAGLFMSTLQVVLLPVLGGAFLNQYFKSFVKIVSPLMPPIAVTTVAVLCGKAIAQSSSAILMSGQKVVLATALLHASGFFFGYVLARILGVDVSSSRTISIEVGMQNSVLGVVLATQHFGNPLTAVPCAVSSVCHSIFGSALAGIWRRSIPDKVQN, encoded by the exons ATGCAGGCTTTTGTGTCAACACCAAGTACTAGAACAACCTGTTACATCAATCATACAAGATTTatacacaacaacaatcaatatcaCACCTCCAAaaatttcccccttttttcttCACAACCCACTAAATCTCTTCACTTAAACTCCCAtttaccttcatttccatcaccaAATCTTGTTTTAAATAAAAAACCCAACCCCATTCCACCACTTCTGTGTGCAAATTCATCAAATGCAATTACttcaaatgatgatgatgataataatgaaatCAAGAAAAGCATTGGGGATTGGATCCAAAGTATTGGTGAAGGGATATCTGTGTTGTTTCCTTTATGGGTAGCTTTGGGTTGTTTAATTGGGCTGGTCAAACCTGGTTCATATAATTGGGTTAAACCACAATGGACAGTTATGGGTATTACAGTTACTATGCTTGGTATGGGAATGACACTTACTTTTGATGATCTTCGTGCTGCTTTAGCAATGCCTAAACAGTTGTTCTGTGGTTTTCTCCTTCAGTATTCG GTGATGCCTTTAACAGGATATTTTGTTAGTAAGCTGTTAAACTTGCCGTCTCATTATGCAGCAGGCTTGATATTGGTTGGCTGCTGTCCTGGAG GGACGGCAAGTAACATTGTCACTTACATTGCACG TGGAAATGTGGCGCTTTCAGTTTTGATGACTGCTGCAAGTACCCTATCAGCTGTG GTGATGACCCCTTTTCTAACAGAGAAACTTGCAGGGCAATTTGTTGCAGTTGATGCAGCTGGGCTTTTCATGTCCACTTTACAG GTGGTGCTTCTTCCTGTATTAGGTGGTGCATTTCTGAATCAATATTTCAAAAGCTTTGTCAAAATCGTGTCTCCATTGATGCCACCTATTGCCGTAACAACTGTTGCAGTGCTTTGTGGAAAAGCAATTGCACAGAGTTCTTCTGCAATTCTTATGTCAGGTCAAAAAGTTGTCTTAGCTACTGCTCTTCTTCATGCATCTGGCTTCTTCTTTGGCTATGTACTCGCAAGGATTCTTGGAGTTGATGTATCATCCTCAAGGACAATATCTATTGAAGTCGGCATGCAG AACTCGGTTCTTGGAGTAGTTCTAGCTACTCAGCACTTTGGTAATCCACTTACTGCAGTGCCGTGTGCAGTTTCTAGTGTATGTCACTCGATATTTGGCAGTGCCTTGGCTGGAATTTGGAGGCGTTCTATTCCAGATAAAGTGCAGAACTGA
- the LOC132636387 gene encoding vesicle-associated protein 4-1-like → MAATVDHHKRQLSDAKFQICPFNKSIFPPRRRLRLDPSSNLYFPYEPGKQAKSAVKIKNTSKSYVAFKFQTTAPKSCYMRPPGGILTPGESLITTVFKFIEQPENNEKPIDLKTKVKFKIISLKVKEGTDYVPELFEEQKDQVTIERTLKVVFLDPERPSPALDKLKLQLAQAEAAATEADKKPLVETGPKVVGEGLIVDEWKERRERYLAKQQVEAVDSVVKQ, encoded by the exons ATGGCTGCTACCGTCGACCACCACAAACGACAGCTATCCGACGCAAAATTCCAGATTTGCCCTTTCAATAAATCTATATTTCCACCAAGGCGCAGGCTCCGTCTTGATCCTTCTAGCAATCTCTACTTTCCTT ATGAACCGGGTAAGCAGGCAAAGAGTGCTGTAAAGATCAAGAACACAAGCAAATCTTATGTCGCATTCAAG TTTCAAACTACTGCACCAAAGAGCTGCTACATGCGACCTCCTGGAGGTATTCTTACACCTGGTGAAAGCCTGATTACCACTG TGTTCAAGTTTATTGAGCAACCTGAGAACAATGAGAAGCCTATAGATCTAAAGACCAAGGTGAAGTTCAAGATCATAAGTTTGAAGGTGAAAGAAGGAACTGATTATGTACCTGAGTTG TTTGAAGAACAAAAGGATCAAGTCACTATTGAGCGTACTCTAAAGGTGGTGTTTTTGGACCCTGAACGCCCTTCTCCG GCACTGGATAAACTAAAACTTCAGCTGGCCCAAGCTGAGGCTGCTGCAACAGAAGCTGATAAGAAACCTCTAGTGGAGACCGGTCCGAAAGTTGTGGGAGAAGGTTTAATAGTAGATGAATGG AAGGAGCGGAGGGAGAGGTATCTTGCTAAGCAACAGGTTGAGGCAGTGGATTCAGTTGTAAAGCAATAG